DNA sequence from the Pseudomonadota bacterium genome:
TCTCAAGCCTGATTTCGCCGAGGCCCATCGGCATTTGGCCGGGATAAAAAAGCATACGGACCATGACGGCGATATTCAGGCCATGGAATTGGCCTTTGCCAGGCCGGAACTCCCTGATGGGCAGCGAATGCATTTGGCGTTCGGCCTGGGAAAAGCGTTTGAGAATTTGCGCCAATACGACGCCGCCTTCAGCTTCTTCGCCGAGGGAAACCGCATCCGCAAAAATACCCGTCGCACCTCGGTCGATCTGCATGGCAATTTCTTCGCCAAGCTCGCTGAGGTCTGCGGCTCCTCCTTGTTCGCGCGCCATCCAGCGGCAGGATGCCAAGACGAAACACCCATATTCGTTGTTGGCATGTTGCGCTCGGGCACAACGCTGGTGGAACAGATTTTGGCCAGCCATCCGGAAGTCCATGGCGCCGGTGAACTGGATAGCTTAAGCCGAGTTATTTCCGCCACCGTAGGCTCGACGAATAGCGCTGACATTCCTGAGTGGATTCGCTGTGCAGAAAGCGTCCAGCTTGAACCTGCCGGACTGAACTATATCGCAGCCATTCGAAGCCGCGCCTCAGACTCGCGCTTCATTACCGATAAAATGCCGGGAAACTTCAAACATATAGGTTTGATCAAGCTGATGCTGCCACATGCGAAGGTGATTCATTGCCGGCGCGATCCGGCGGACACCTGCCTATCCATTTTTAAAACCTATTTCACGCAACAGCACGATCATGTGCATGACTTGGTTGATCTCGGGCGCTACTACCGCTTCTACGCTGAGTTGATGGCGCATTGGCATAGCGTTCTGCCCGGTTTCGTCCATGAAGTGGAATATGAAAAGATGGTTGCCGATCCTGCCGGAGAGACGAGAGCCCTGGTGGAATTTTGCGGCCTCGAATGGGATGACGCTTGTTTGGCGTTTCACCAAACGGTTCGCCAGGTGGCCACCGCAAGCGCCGGGCAGGTGCGCCGGCCGCTATACAAAGATTCCGTCCGGTTGTGGAAAAGATATGAGACGCAGCTGGCGCCATTGCTGGAAAGCTTGCGCGCCGGTGATCAAGACCGTCCCCAATCCTAGATTCTAAGGCACTCCGATCATGGCACTGGATATTCGCAAACTCACACCCGGCTTTGGCGCTGAAATTCGTTGCCGTGATCTCTCGCATCTCGGCGAAATCGAGTTCGGCGCTGTGCGCGACCTGTGGATCGAACATGGCATCCTGTTGTTCCGTGGCCAGGAATTAGACGAGGAGTCCCAGGTCGCGTTTAGCCGGCGTTTCGGCGCCCTCGAGATTCACGTGCGCACGGAATATCTCTCGCCGGAATTCCCTGAAGTGCTGCTTGTCTCAAACCTACAAAAACCCGATGGCGCGCCGCTCGGCATTCTGGCCGACCGGGACGTCGGCTGGCATTACGATCAAATCTATCTGGCGCAGCCGGCGCTGGGCTCGATGCTCCATGCCGTGAAGGTGCCGCCAGAAGGCGGGCGCACCTATTTTGCCGACATGGCGGCGGTCTATGCGGCCCTTCCAGATGATCTTAAACGGCGCATTGAGGGGCGCCGCGCCGTTCAATCCTATGAGCATTTCAACCGCTCTTTCAGCGTGCCGACCAGCAAGAGCCAGAAAGTTCGCACCCAAGACCTGTCGCATCCGATGGTGCGCACCCATCCTTACTCCAAGCGCAAATCACTTTATGTTTGCCCCGGCATGACGACCGAAATCCTTGGCCTCGAGGAAGCGGAAAGCCGTGAAATTCTCGATAGATTGTTCGAATTTTCCGTGCGGCCCGAATTCGTCTACGGCCATGACTGGCGCGCGGGCGATAGCATCCTGTGGGACAACGCGCGCAGCATGCATCGCCGCGATCCGTTCGATGCATGCCATCAGCGGCTGATGAAGCGCACGACCATCCTTCTGCCGGATGCATTAGCTGTGCCTTCTTGAGCGCCATCCGTCAGCGCCGGCTCGGTATCCTCCACTCTCGCGATGAACCGGCGCGGACCGATCCGCGGGTCACGTTCGCGGGTGGCGCAACGCCACCGAGCATCCGCACATGAACAAACGCATTATGGTATTCACCGACAGCCATATTCAGTGCGGTGTCGGCGTCAATATGGCGGCACTGCTGGAGGCTTTAATCGGGTGTGGCTACAGCGTTTCTTGCGCACAGCGCTATGAGGACACCGAATATCAGCGCCGCCTCGCGGCTCTGGGGGTTCAATATTATTGGTTCCCGCGTTCGCCGGATGAAGATATCGCGGGCTTTATCAATGACCATCAAACGCCGTACGAAATCTTCCGCCAGGCGCGCCCCGATTTGATTTACTGCGCCAACGGCGCGCCGGCGGGATGCTACGGTGCCGTCGTCGCGGCGCGGAAGCTAAATATTCCTTTCGTCATTAGCGAAGGGCTGATCGCCGAGCAGTTTCTTGGCGGCAATGACGCCGAGCGTGCCGCCCTCAAGCGTCACTATCTCGCGGCCCGCGCCGTCATTGCCATCAGCCAGGAAAATCTCGATTTTTTACGCACCCGCCTAGGTCTGCCGACAGATCTTGGCCACGTGATTCCGAACAGTGCCGCGGATACCTATTTCGAGCCTATGGATAAGGCAGTGCGCGCGGCGCGGCGCGGCCAACTCGGCGTTTCCGACGCCGATATACTCTGCTTCACGGCAGCCGGTTTAAGGCCGGTCAAGGGCTATGCCCAGCAGATACAAGCGCTGCACTATCTTGAAAAGCACGCCCTCTTCGCGCGCCTCAAATTCGCCTGGGCGGGGGACGGGCCCCTGCGCGAATTTCTCGAACAACAAACCGCCAAACATGGCTTTACCAACCAAATTCATTTTCTCGGCCATAGCTGGGAGGTGGCCAAATGGCTCGATGCCGCCGATATCTTCATTCTGCCGTCCCTGGGAGAGGGCATGCCGGCTGTTGTTTTGGAGGCCATGGCCAAGGGCCTGCCGGTAATCGCCACATCGGCCGGCGGCACGCCCGAAGCGCTCGGCGATTGCGGTCATCTGCTGCCCCAGATCGAGGACGACAACAGCCGCGCCCGCGCCCTGGCCGCGGCCATCTTGGACTGGGCCGACAACCCTGAGGCCCGCCGCCGCGCCGGCGCGCGTGGCCGCGCCCGCGCACAGGCCAAGTTCACTCGCAACCAAATGCTTGGCGCTTATCTCGATTTGATCGGGCAAAGTCTCGCCGCCGGTTGAACGGCGTGGCGAAACAATCCAGGAGGGCGGTTTTGTCGCCTGTCATTCTCGCGCTGCCCGATACCCTATGCTAGAGTTCGGCTGCTGAGCGAATGACTGAATGAACTGCGTGCAGGGCCTCGGTTAGCGCTTTGGAATGGCAATTACAGCAGTTCAAAACCATGCATCTGGGTGAGACATCGTGAGCGCGCGGGTTCCGCGCTGGCAACGCCGTGCGATCAATGTCGCGGCGTTTCGGGCACAGGCGCAGCGCGCGTTGCCGCGCGCCGTCTTTGATTTTGTCGATGGCGGGGCAGGCGACGAAACAACCATGCGCCGCAACGTCTCAGCGTTTGATAGCGTGCAGATAATGCCGCGCCCGCTGACCGGTGCTTCGGAGCGCGATCTTTCGATCTCACTATTCGGGCAGCAACTGTCGATGCCCGTCATGGTTGCGCCGACCGGCCTTGCCGGCTTGTTGTGGCCCGACGGTGAGGCCGCGTCGGCGCGCGCCGCAGCGGCAGCGGGCACGGCCTATTGCCTCAGCCATGGCTCGGTTTGCACGCTTGAAGAATTGGCCGCCACCGGCGCCGCGCCGCGCTGGATGCAGACCTATATTTATAAAGACCGCGAGCTAACCCGTGA
Encoded proteins:
- a CDS encoding sulfotransferase; protein product: MDNTENAPKRASPGQVENRSPAQMIAAIRQDLDLALQHHNAGRLPEAENIYRRILQADAQQPVAWHLLGVIAHQVGKVDSAVDHIAKALAISPDYVEAHNSLGNALKDLGRADAALASYRTALVLAPDRAELHCNLGTALAEIGDLDAAIASFRHAVALKPDFAEAHRHLAGIKKHTDHDGDIQAMELAFARPELPDGQRMHLAFGLGKAFENLRQYDAAFSFFAEGNRIRKNTRRTSVDLHGNFFAKLAEVCGSSLFARHPAAGCQDETPIFVVGMLRSGTTLVEQILASHPEVHGAGELDSLSRVISATVGSTNSADIPEWIRCAESVQLEPAGLNYIAAIRSRASDSRFITDKMPGNFKHIGLIKLMLPHAKVIHCRRDPADTCLSIFKTYFTQQHDHVHDLVDLGRYYRFYAELMAHWHSVLPGFVHEVEYEKMVADPAGETRALVEFCGLEWDDACLAFHQTVRQVATASAGQVRRPLYKDSVRLWKRYETQLAPLLESLRAGDQDRPQS
- a CDS encoding TauD/TfdA family dioxygenase codes for the protein MALDIRKLTPGFGAEIRCRDLSHLGEIEFGAVRDLWIEHGILLFRGQELDEESQVAFSRRFGALEIHVRTEYLSPEFPEVLLVSNLQKPDGAPLGILADRDVGWHYDQIYLAQPALGSMLHAVKVPPEGGRTYFADMAAVYAALPDDLKRRIEGRRAVQSYEHFNRSFSVPTSKSQKVRTQDLSHPMVRTHPYSKRKSLYVCPGMTTEILGLEEAESREILDRLFEFSVRPEFVYGHDWRAGDSILWDNARSMHRRDPFDACHQRLMKRTTILLPDALAVPS
- a CDS encoding glycosyltransferase family 4 protein, producing the protein MNKRIMVFTDSHIQCGVGVNMAALLEALIGCGYSVSCAQRYEDTEYQRRLAALGVQYYWFPRSPDEDIAGFINDHQTPYEIFRQARPDLIYCANGAPAGCYGAVVAARKLNIPFVISEGLIAEQFLGGNDAERAALKRHYLAARAVIAISQENLDFLRTRLGLPTDLGHVIPNSAADTYFEPMDKAVRAARRGQLGVSDADILCFTAAGLRPVKGYAQQIQALHYLEKHALFARLKFAWAGDGPLREFLEQQTAKHGFTNQIHFLGHSWEVAKWLDAADIFILPSLGEGMPAVVLEAMAKGLPVIATSAGGTPEALGDCGHLLPQIEDDNSRARALAAAILDWADNPEARRRAGARGRARAQAKFTRNQMLGAYLDLIGQSLAAG